A genome region from Streptomyces xanthophaeus includes the following:
- the lnt gene encoding apolipoprotein N-acyltransferase, whose product MSSSVTRATGNEPSQSADGPRAETATTPATARSAANRKGPWLLRALLAALSGVLLYLSFPPRPLWWLAPFALALLAGCLHGRRARAGFGLGLLAGLGYLLPLLVWTGEEVGPVPWLALTTLEALFIGLTGLGIALVSRLPAWPLFAAAVWVAGEALRARAPFGGFPWGKLAFGQADGVFTPLAALGGTPLLSFGVALCGFGLYEALRTARRHPGRTAAALTALTVAAPIGVGLAARPLVSDAAEDGTAVVAVIQGNVPRLGLDFNSQRRAVLDNHARRTVQLAEDVKAGRAPKPDFVVWPENSSDLDPYAEPDAHDVIDQAVKAIGVPVAIGAVVAPETGPLRNTMILWDPVKGPTATYDKRKIQPFGERIPMRSVVRLFSSDVDRVRRDFGPGKDPGVFDMAGTGVGMVTCFEAAFDDAVRSTVQAGAQVIAVPSNNATFGRTQMTYQQLAMDRIRAVEHSRTVLVPVTSGVSAVIRPDGKIVSQTKMFTADALVAEVPLRSGRTPATVVGPLPEYVLLLLAAGGFGWILNRRIRSRRAA is encoded by the coding sequence ATGAGCAGCAGTGTCACCCGCGCGACAGGGAACGAGCCCTCGCAGTCCGCCGACGGGCCCCGGGCCGAGACGGCCACGACCCCCGCGACCGCCCGGTCCGCCGCGAACCGGAAGGGGCCGTGGCTGCTGCGTGCCCTGCTCGCCGCCCTCTCGGGCGTGCTGCTCTACCTCAGCTTCCCGCCCCGCCCGCTGTGGTGGCTGGCCCCCTTCGCCCTCGCCCTGCTCGCCGGCTGCCTCCACGGCCGCCGCGCCCGGGCCGGCTTCGGCCTCGGGCTCCTCGCCGGGCTCGGCTACCTGCTGCCGCTCCTCGTCTGGACCGGTGAGGAGGTCGGCCCGGTGCCCTGGCTGGCACTGACCACCCTCGAAGCCCTCTTCATCGGCCTCACCGGCCTCGGTATCGCCCTGGTCAGCCGGCTCCCGGCCTGGCCGCTGTTCGCCGCCGCCGTCTGGGTCGCGGGCGAGGCGCTGCGGGCCCGGGCCCCCTTCGGCGGCTTCCCCTGGGGCAAGCTCGCCTTCGGACAGGCCGACGGCGTCTTCACCCCGCTCGCCGCCCTGGGCGGCACCCCCCTGCTCTCCTTCGGCGTCGCCCTCTGCGGATTCGGCCTCTACGAGGCCCTGCGCACCGCCCGCCGCCACCCCGGCCGCACCGCCGCCGCGCTGACCGCGCTCACCGTCGCCGCCCCGATCGGCGTGGGCCTCGCCGCCCGTCCGCTGGTCTCCGACGCGGCCGAGGACGGCACCGCCGTGGTCGCCGTCATCCAGGGCAACGTGCCCCGCCTCGGCCTCGACTTCAACTCCCAGCGCCGGGCCGTCCTCGACAACCACGCCCGGCGCACCGTCCAGCTCGCCGAGGACGTCAAGGCCGGCCGCGCCCCGAAGCCCGACTTCGTCGTCTGGCCGGAGAACTCCTCCGACCTCGACCCGTACGCCGAGCCCGACGCCCACGACGTCATCGACCAGGCCGTCAAGGCCATCGGCGTGCCCGTCGCCATCGGCGCCGTGGTGGCCCCGGAGACGGGCCCACTGCGCAACACGATGATCCTGTGGGACCCGGTCAAGGGCCCCACCGCGACCTACGACAAGCGCAAGATCCAGCCCTTCGGCGAGCGCATCCCGATGCGTTCCGTCGTCCGCCTCTTCAGCTCCGACGTGGACCGGGTCCGCCGCGACTTCGGTCCCGGCAAGGACCCGGGCGTCTTCGACATGGCCGGCACCGGCGTCGGCATGGTCACCTGCTTCGAGGCCGCCTTCGACGACGCCGTCCGCTCCACCGTCCAGGCCGGCGCCCAGGTGATCGCCGTACCGAGCAACAACGCCACCTTCGGCCGGACCCAGATGACCTACCAGCAGCTCGCCATGGACCGGATCCGCGCCGTCGAGCACAGCCGGACCGTCCTCGTCCCCGTCACCAGCGGGGTCAGCGCCGTCATCCGCCCCGACGGGAAGATCGTCTCGCAGACCAAGATGTTCACCGCGGACGCGCTGGTCGCCGAGGTCCCGCTGCGCTCCGGCCGCACCCCGGCCACGGTCGTCGGTCCGCTGCCGGAGTACGTACTGCTCCTGCTGGCCGCGGGCGGCTTCGGGTGGATCCTGAACCGCCGGATCCGCTCGCGCCGCGCCGCCTGA
- a CDS encoding NUDIX hydrolase yields the protein MTTPDFIRQIRATAGHQLLLLPGVTAIVFDDLGRVLLGRRSDTGQWAVVGGIAEPGEQPAETAVREVYEETAVRCVVERVVLVQMTEPMTYPNGDICQFQDITFRCRATGGEARANDHESLEVAWFEVDALPPLDPFGLDRIHRALLDEPTWFEAPAALT from the coding sequence ATGACCACACCCGATTTCATCCGCCAGATCCGCGCCACCGCCGGGCACCAGCTGCTCCTGCTGCCCGGAGTCACGGCCATCGTCTTCGACGACCTCGGCCGGGTGCTGCTCGGCCGGCGCTCCGACACCGGGCAGTGGGCGGTGGTCGGCGGAATCGCCGAGCCGGGGGAGCAGCCCGCCGAGACCGCCGTGCGCGAGGTCTACGAGGAGACGGCGGTGCGCTGTGTCGTCGAGCGTGTGGTCCTCGTCCAGATGACGGAGCCGATGACCTACCCCAACGGGGACATCTGCCAGTTCCAGGACATCACCTTCCGCTGCCGCGCGACGGGCGGCGAGGCGCGGGCCAACGACCACGAGTCCCTCGAAGTGGCCTGGTTCGAGGTGGACGCGCTGCCGCCGCTGGACCCCTTCGGCCTGGACCGGATCCACCGGGCCCTGCTCGACGAGCCGACCTGGTTCGAGGCCCCGGCAGCTCTCACGTAG
- a CDS encoding acyltransferase family protein, with protein sequence MSSRSSAGESRAGGPGRASAGAVPGGRLAVLDGVRVLAALGVLFYHYSALESAWGEAPADVFPNANRLAVYGWLGVEIFFLVSGFVICMSAWGRTVGDFAVSRAARLFPAYWAAVAFTTLVLYSWSEVRQVKAFSDVVVNLSMLQSGLGVPNIDDAYWTLFVELKFYVLFAIVVMRGVTYRNCVLFCAAWTLAGVVAPTADNGVLSFFAVSSSSPYFIAGIGFYLMRRFGPNAVLWAVVGVQFLLAQHYVHARMIVNLGRAATERTPAWPAHLVIALGFALMAAIALGALDGVRWRWLPHAGALTYPLYLIHMMAGLTFIHHFRRDVAPVPLVIGVTAAMLLLAWLIHRLVERPLGRHLRDRLRSGMQDIRSGTPRGPSIDRLPAQPSAPDAERIPARR encoded by the coding sequence ATGAGCTCGCGCAGTTCAGCCGGAGAGTCGCGGGCGGGCGGCCCTGGCCGCGCGTCGGCCGGAGCGGTCCCCGGCGGGCGCCTGGCGGTCCTCGACGGAGTGCGGGTCCTCGCCGCGCTCGGCGTGCTCTTCTACCACTACTCCGCCCTCGAAAGCGCCTGGGGAGAAGCACCCGCGGACGTCTTCCCGAACGCCAACCGGCTCGCCGTCTACGGCTGGCTCGGCGTCGAGATCTTCTTCCTGGTCAGCGGGTTCGTCATATGTATGAGCGCCTGGGGCCGCACGGTGGGCGACTTCGCGGTGTCCCGGGCCGCCCGGCTCTTCCCCGCCTACTGGGCGGCCGTCGCCTTCACCACCCTCGTGCTGTACTCCTGGTCCGAGGTCAGGCAGGTCAAGGCGTTCAGTGACGTCGTGGTGAATCTGTCGATGCTCCAGTCCGGTCTCGGCGTCCCGAACATCGACGACGCCTACTGGACCCTCTTCGTCGAGCTCAAGTTCTACGTCCTGTTCGCGATCGTGGTCATGCGCGGCGTGACCTACCGCAACTGCGTCCTGTTCTGCGCGGCCTGGACCCTGGCCGGCGTCGTGGCACCCACTGCCGACAACGGCGTGCTGTCCTTCTTCGCGGTCTCGTCCTCATCCCCGTACTTCATCGCCGGTATCGGCTTCTACCTGATGCGCCGGTTCGGGCCGAACGCCGTCCTGTGGGCCGTCGTCGGTGTCCAGTTCCTCCTTGCGCAGCACTACGTGCACGCCCGCATGATCGTCAACCTGGGCCGGGCCGCCACCGAGCGGACGCCCGCCTGGCCCGCCCATCTGGTCATCGCGCTGGGCTTCGCCCTGATGGCGGCCATAGCGCTCGGCGCCCTCGACGGCGTCCGGTGGCGCTGGCTCCCGCACGCCGGAGCGCTCACGTACCCGCTCTACCTGATCCACATGATGGCCGGGCTGACCTTCATCCATCACTTCCGCCGCGACGTGGCGCCCGTACCCCTCGTCATCGGCGTGACCGCCGCGATGCTGCTGCTCGCCTGGCTCATCCACCGGCTCGTGGAACGCCCGCTCGGCCGGCACCTGCGCGACCGGCTGCGCAGCGGGATGCAGGACATTCGGTCGGGCACCCCGCGCGGCCCGTCGATCGACCGGCTCCCCGCCCAGCCCTCGGCACCCGACGCGGAACGCATCCCGGCCCGCCGCTAG
- a CDS encoding trypsin-like serine peptidase, translated as MIHSTLLRPARRTRARRASRILFAMAAMAALVGVDLPEAAAGPPLGVTAWALPGATTDRVGALFPGGQDGGHHCTAAVVHSEDGDVIATAAHCLESPDTTVFAPGYRDGKAPYGFWKLTGVHIAPGWTDGQDPDDDIAFATVAPVDGGRTGTVEGLVGGFPVAAEQPDDARVTIIGYPRTLEAPVRCANTTGLLSATQRRIDCPDLTGGTSGSPWLVNGALAGVLGGYEGGGSVPEISYSAVMGEGAVRLYREARS; from the coding sequence ATGATCCACTCCACGCTCCTCCGACCGGCCCGGCGCACCCGTGCGCGGCGGGCGTCCCGGATCCTGTTCGCCATGGCCGCGATGGCCGCGCTGGTCGGCGTGGACCTGCCCGAGGCCGCCGCCGGACCACCGCTCGGCGTCACCGCGTGGGCGCTGCCCGGCGCCACCACCGACCGGGTGGGCGCGCTCTTCCCGGGCGGGCAGGACGGCGGACATCACTGCACCGCCGCCGTGGTGCACAGCGAGGACGGCGATGTGATCGCCACCGCCGCGCACTGCCTGGAGAGCCCGGACACCACCGTCTTCGCGCCGGGCTACCGCGACGGCAAGGCCCCGTACGGATTCTGGAAGCTCACCGGCGTACACATCGCACCGGGCTGGACGGACGGGCAGGACCCGGACGACGACATCGCCTTCGCGACCGTGGCCCCGGTGGACGGCGGGCGGACCGGGACCGTGGAGGGCCTCGTGGGCGGTTTCCCGGTCGCCGCCGAGCAGCCGGACGACGCCAGGGTGACGATCATCGGCTATCCGCGGACCCTGGAGGCCCCGGTGCGCTGTGCGAACACCACCGGCCTGCTCTCCGCGACCCAGCGCCGGATCGACTGCCCGGACCTCACCGGTGGCACCAGCGGCAGCCCCTGGCTGGTGAACGGTGCACTGGCCGGGGTACTCGGCGGCTACGAGGGAGGCGGCAGCGTCCCGGAGATCTCGTACAGCGCGGTCATGGGCGAGGGGGCGGTGCGGCTGTACCGGGAGGCACGGTCCTGA